In Natronococcus occultus SP4, the following proteins share a genomic window:
- a CDS encoding class I SAM-dependent methyltransferase produces the protein MKGQEWYQADDVAAEYDDKRFSQGGQLIDRREKEAVLDAIMPVEGRNVLEIACGTGRFTVMLAERGADVVGLDISAAMLQQGRKKAQSATLEGTLEFLRGDAGRLPFPDDHFDTVIAMRFFHLADDPEAFLREMRRVSRDQIVFDTFNRFSARSVYNWALPMGSRLYSKSEVSVLLAKTDLTLVDVEDDFLAPYGLYRSIPNRLATAIRTLDETVGGHPVTDHFASVSYWNTRVR, from the coding sequence GTGAAAGGACAGGAGTGGTACCAGGCCGACGACGTCGCCGCCGAGTACGACGACAAGCGCTTCTCCCAGGGCGGACAGCTGATCGACCGCCGGGAGAAGGAGGCCGTACTCGACGCGATCATGCCCGTCGAGGGCCGCAACGTCCTCGAGATCGCCTGTGGTACCGGGCGGTTTACGGTCATGCTCGCCGAACGCGGCGCAGACGTCGTGGGGCTGGACATTTCGGCGGCGATGCTGCAACAGGGACGCAAGAAAGCGCAGTCGGCAACCCTCGAGGGAACCCTCGAGTTCCTGCGGGGCGACGCCGGACGGCTACCGTTTCCGGACGATCACTTCGACACCGTCATCGCGATGCGGTTTTTCCACCTGGCGGACGACCCCGAGGCGTTCCTCCGGGAGATGCGCCGGGTCTCGCGCGACCAGATCGTCTTCGACACGTTCAACCGCTTTTCGGCCCGCAGCGTCTACAACTGGGCGCTACCGATGGGATCGCGGCTCTACTCGAAAAGCGAGGTCAGCGTGTTGCTCGCGAAGACCGACCTAACGCTGGTCGACGTCGAGGACGACTTCCTGGCGCCGTACGGACTCTACCGGTCGATCCCGAACCGACTGGCGACCGCGATCCGCACGCTCGACGAGACGGTCGGCGGGCATCCGGTGACCGACCACTTCGCGTCGGTTTCCTACTGGAACACCCGGGTCAGGTAG
- a CDS encoding glycosyltransferase family 2 protein, whose protein sequence is MELSVVVSTLNDRERLLSCLDALEAETPDETELVVVNGPSSDGTTGVVREREDVDVLVEISERNPNVSRNAGFETATGDIVAFLDAEYAIEPGWYGALADAVADGADVVAGPTGDVDGTDGAERSRSIAGRDVTLFDGGNVAFDRTSLEALDGFDEYLEDDGARDCAHRVGGLGFEVAWEPSMAARSDVGADGGRADPDWGTTYRALAYGLGKNYGPRPTVLGRTVGSAIRDGAAGVREIVTGDATPTGWFSDGVDVVTNATVGLKDGVRARYADRSTRRNPNGVSVRHDRAVRIYDRR, encoded by the coding sequence ATGGAGCTCTCGGTAGTCGTCTCGACGCTCAACGACCGGGAGCGACTGCTGTCCTGTCTCGACGCGCTCGAGGCCGAAACTCCCGACGAGACGGAGCTCGTCGTCGTCAACGGCCCCTCCTCCGACGGCACCACAGGGGTCGTCCGCGAGCGCGAGGACGTCGACGTCCTCGTCGAGATCTCCGAGCGAAACCCCAACGTTTCCCGTAACGCCGGCTTCGAGACGGCGACGGGCGATATCGTCGCCTTCCTCGACGCCGAGTACGCGATCGAGCCGGGGTGGTACGGCGCCCTCGCGGACGCGGTCGCCGACGGCGCCGACGTCGTCGCCGGCCCGACCGGCGACGTCGACGGAACCGACGGCGCCGAACGCAGCCGATCGATCGCCGGCCGAGACGTGACGCTGTTCGACGGGGGGAACGTCGCGTTCGATCGCACCTCGCTCGAGGCCCTGGATGGGTTCGACGAGTACCTCGAGGACGACGGCGCACGCGACTGCGCCCACCGCGTGGGCGGGCTCGGCTTCGAGGTCGCCTGGGAGCCGTCGATGGCCGCCCGCAGCGACGTCGGCGCCGACGGGGGACGGGCCGACCCCGACTGGGGGACGACCTACCGAGCGCTGGCCTACGGGCTCGGGAAGAACTACGGACCCCGACCGACCGTCCTCGGGCGGACCGTCGGCAGCGCGATCCGGGACGGGGCCGCCGGAGTTCGGGAAATCGTCACCGGCGACGCGACGCCGACGGGCTGGTTCTCCGACGGCGTCGACGTCGTCACGAACGCCACCGTCGGTCTCAAAGACGGAGTCCGAGCCCGATACGCCGACCGATCGACCCGGCGGAACCCCAACGGGGTGTCGGTTCGGCACGATCGGGCGGTTCGGATCTACGACCGCCGGTAG
- a CDS encoding MarR family transcriptional regulator, with translation MSMSTAEERAAATEESLSDEEYRDRLRDLPPSAKLVAKVLETESPLSQGQLAEESLLPDRTVRYALNRLEDVELIGSRYSFRDARKQVYFLKR, from the coding sequence ATGAGCATGAGTACCGCAGAGGAACGTGCTGCCGCTACCGAGGAGTCACTCTCCGACGAAGAGTACCGCGACCGCCTCCGTGACCTGCCTCCGAGCGCGAAGCTCGTCGCCAAGGTCCTCGAAACCGAATCGCCGCTCTCCCAGGGCCAGCTCGCCGAGGAGTCGCTGCTGCCCGACCGGACCGTCCGCTACGCGCTCAACCGCCTCGAGGACGTCGAGCTGATCGGCTCCCGGTACAGCTTCCGGGACGCACGCAAGCAGGTGTACTTCCTGAAACGGTAA
- a CDS encoding MBL fold metallo-hydrolase, with translation MNVVSSAVSVPTRAPGGETNAYLLGEEPSVLVDPAARTDALDALVAARSVDHIVVTHTHPDHVGAVAAYAAETDATVWARYGRTERFREATGVDPDRQLRPGTTIGLGDERVRVLDAPGHAPDHLAFEAGEDGPIVCGDCAVREGSVVVGAPEGDLRAYLTTLRRLRAIDPPTLYPGHGPVIETPRETLERLIAHRNRRERRVLEAVEDGARTLPDVLEAAYEKDLSGVRDLARATVRAHLEKLAVEDRVEWNGEDVAATGSGATRSR, from the coding sequence GTGAACGTCGTTTCCAGTGCCGTCTCCGTGCCGACCCGCGCGCCCGGCGGTGAGACCAACGCCTACCTGCTCGGCGAGGAGCCGTCGGTCCTCGTCGATCCCGCGGCCCGAACCGACGCGCTCGATGCCCTGGTCGCGGCCCGATCCGTCGACCACATCGTCGTCACCCACACCCACCCCGACCACGTCGGCGCGGTCGCGGCCTACGCGGCCGAGACCGACGCGACCGTCTGGGCGCGGTACGGCCGCACCGAGCGGTTCCGCGAGGCGACGGGAGTCGACCCCGACCGACAGCTCCGTCCCGGCACGACGATCGGTCTCGGCGACGAGCGGGTGCGGGTCCTCGACGCCCCGGGTCACGCGCCGGACCACCTCGCGTTCGAGGCGGGCGAGGACGGCCCGATCGTCTGTGGCGACTGTGCGGTCCGTGAGGGCAGCGTCGTCGTCGGCGCCCCCGAGGGCGATCTGCGGGCGTACCTGACGACGCTGCGTCGGCTCCGGGCGATCGATCCACCGACGCTGTACCCGGGCCACGGCCCCGTCATCGAGACTCCCCGGGAGACCCTCGAACGGCTCATCGCCCACCGGAACCGGCGTGAGCGACGCGTCCTCGAGGCAGTCGAGGACGGCGCGCGCACGCTCCCGGACGTCCTCGAGGCGGCCTACGAGAAGGATCTCTCGGGTGTCCGCGACCTCGCGCGGGCGACGGTACGAGCCCACCTCGAGAAGCTCGCTGTCGAGGACCGCGTCGAGTGGAACGGCGAGGACGTCGCAGCCACCGGATCGGGAGCTACTCGGTCGAGGTGA